The Parafrankia discariae genome window below encodes:
- a CDS encoding NAD(P)-dependent oxidoreductase, which translates to MKVGFIGLGSMGLPMAQRIRAGGHDLTVWARRAASLEPFAGTDVTVAATPAEMGGGLDAVGVCVFDAAGVEEVMFGPAGLVEGLRPGAVVLVHATVAPDQVQKIAARAAGHGLRVLDAPVSGGAQRALDGTLTIMVGGDAETLAEVTDLLSTLSDHTVHLGGVGAGSKAKLINNTLLSAQIALADDAVRAGRSLGVDPEGLAAILMTSSSACLGSSVRLRAESLRAMADSRVYVTLLKDVALMAELLGDAPGSELVDVAQRFTTVMRND; encoded by the coding sequence GTGAAGGTGGGATTCATCGGGCTGGGCAGCATGGGCCTGCCGATGGCGCAGCGGATCCGGGCCGGGGGCCACGACCTCACCGTCTGGGCCCGCCGGGCGGCGTCGCTGGAACCGTTCGCGGGCACCGATGTCACCGTCGCGGCGACGCCGGCGGAGATGGGCGGTGGGCTGGACGCGGTCGGCGTCTGCGTGTTCGACGCGGCGGGGGTCGAGGAGGTCATGTTCGGGCCCGCCGGCCTGGTCGAGGGCCTGCGTCCCGGAGCCGTCGTGCTCGTGCACGCCACGGTGGCGCCCGACCAGGTACAGAAGATCGCCGCGCGGGCGGCCGGGCATGGCCTGCGCGTGCTGGACGCACCGGTGAGCGGCGGTGCGCAACGGGCCCTCGACGGCACGTTGACCATCATGGTCGGGGGCGACGCCGAGACCCTCGCCGAGGTCACCGACCTGCTCTCGACGCTCTCCGATCACACTGTGCACCTCGGCGGGGTCGGGGCGGGCTCGAAGGCGAAGCTGATCAACAACACCCTGCTGTCCGCGCAGATCGCGCTCGCCGACGACGCGGTGCGCGCCGGGCGGTCCCTGGGCGTCGACCCCGAGGGCCTCGCGGCGATCCTGATGACGAGCAGCTCGGCGTGCCTCGGCTCGTCGGTCCGGCTGCGGGCCGAGTCCCTGCGGGCCATGGCCGACTCGAGGGTCTACGTGACGCTCCTCAAGGACGTCGCGCTCATGGCGGAGCTGCTCGGCGACGCCCCCGGCAGCGAGCTCGTCGACGTGGCGCAGCGCTTCACCACCGTGATGCGAAACGACTGA